Proteins encoded in a region of the Manduca sexta isolate Smith_Timp_Sample1 chromosome 9, JHU_Msex_v1.0, whole genome shotgun sequence genome:
- the LOC115441331 gene encoding pupal cuticle protein, whose product MKSMIVAVCLALACGAHASGWTGPPANIALSQDGRNILDTPEVAQARAAHIAALNQASQNNPNPHDDGSYDPRWDNEEYWQQSEGKWNGAAAAPSWNAGAHSGAWNGAPAAPAWNAAPAPAWNAGAPAPVAETPEVAQARAAHLAALSSAKPAQQWNAPAHNQWNAPAPQWNGAPSWQGGAQAHPPANIRLANDGSGILDTPEVAAARAAHLAAHAQVAHHAPAHAPQQHW is encoded by the coding sequence ATTGTAGCTGTTTGCTTAGCTCTGGCGTGCGGCGCTCACGCGTCCGGTTGGACCGGTCCCCCGGCCAACATTGCCCTCTCACAAGATGGACGCAACATCCTCGACACTCCCGAGGTAGCGCAGGCGCGTGCTGCTCACATTGCTGCTCTCAACCAGGCCTCCCAGAACAACCCCAACCCCCACGACGACGGATCCTACGACCCCCGTTGGGACAACGAAGAGTACTGGCAACAGTCTGAAGGCAAATGGAACGGTGCTGCCGCCGCCCCTAGCTGGAACGCTGGTGCTCACTCCGGTGCCTGGAACGGTGCtcccgccgcgcccgcctggAACGCTGCCCCCGCTCCCGCATGGAACGCTGGTGCCCCTGCCCCCGTTGCCGAGACCCCCGAAGTAGCTCAGGCCCGCGCCGCCCACCTCGCCGCCCTCTCCTCCGCCAAGCCCGCCCAACAGTGGAACGCCCCCGCTCACAACCAGTGGAACGCTCCCGCTCCTCAGTGGAACGGTGCTCCTTCCTGGCAGGGTGGTGCTCAGGCTCACCCTCCCGCGAACATCAGGTTGGCCAACGACGGTTCCGGCATCTTGGACACCCCTGAGGTTGCCGCCGCCCGCGCTGCTCACTTAGCTGCCCACGCGCAGGTCGCGCACCACGCTCCCGCCCACGCTCCCCAGCAGCACTGGTGA
- the LOC115441328 gene encoding pickpocket protein 28, with amino-acid sequence MQMMVYPQKEFGVRPRKSISTFRKQNYWTTQNNQEVWYSRDTKHPIRSRSEEKPPKTETPSTRDYETPHFSDDLRHYLLTSTLHGLRYIGEKRLTWFERFFWLVAFGCSLVCAGFFILNVYAKWRMTPMIVTINPENMPLKGLPFPAITICNVNQAKKSVAERYRDYGDSVDKKLLQSLCTTQGDTEIFEDDIAESANWDHTRSFLINVTQPCNEMLSHCRWNSEAMNCQDLFNAQLTDEGLCCTFNVVHRNKMFRNPKALNDMNITFPSPAVDWTPEDGYPSDAPPDGFPWRPKGIGTQHGLSLILDANIPEYYCASTKSVGFKILLHNPTETPKIRNVGEIYGPGIEARVAIRPRILDAVPSLRSIDVTKRLCLFSSEKELGFFRTYTLKNCEMECEARAMLDICDCVLYYMPKNKTTRVCGKADAKCYSNTTILIPQGRETACEECLPACTEIAYFERQSSAPLKRFLVEQLARSIGNISTEYFTENMLVIHFYFEDNTFVRFTKGEIFGLTEFLSNTGGLLGLCMGFSVMSAVELLYYLTLRALCLARQRRPQHPFTK; translated from the exons aTGCAAATGATGGTGTACCCTCAGAAGGAATTTGGAGTACGGCCTCGGAAATCAATCAGTACTTTTAGAAAG CAAAACTATTGGACAACTCAAAACAATCAAGAAGTGTGGTACTCTAGGGATACAAAACATCCTATAAGGAGCAGAAGTGAG GAAAAACCACCTAAAACGGAAACACCGAGTACGCGAGATTACGAAACGCCACATTTTTCTGATGATTTGAGACATTATTTACTAACGTCCACTCTACACGGTCTTCGGTATATTGGAGAAAAACGTCTCACTTGGTTCGAaag aTTCTTCTGGCTGGTCGCTTTTGGATGCTCGCTCGTGTGCGCTggttttttcatattaaacgtGTATGCTAAATGGCGAATGACCCCAATGATTGTGACCATCAACCCAGAGAACATGCCATTGAAAGGGCTACCATTTCCTGCAATTACTATATGCAATGTAAATCAAGCAAAGAAATCTGTCGCTGAACGATATCGAGACTatgg GGATTCGGTAGACAAGAAATTACTGCAGAGTCTGTGCACGACTCAAGGAGACACAGAAATATTTGAAGATGACATTGCAGAGAGTGCGAACTGGGATCACACGCGCTCTTTTCTTATTAAT GTCACACAACCTTGTAACGAAATGTTGTCACATTGCCGCTGGAATTCAGAAGCTATGAATTGTCAAGACTTATTCAACGCACAGCTGACTGATGAGGGGCTCTGCTGCACTTTCAACGTGGTCCATAGGAACAAAATGTTCCGTAATCC GAAAGCCCTAAATGACATGAACATAACATTTCCGTCGCCAGCGGTGGACTGGACGCCGGAAGATGGTTATCCATCAGATGCACCGCCAGATGGATTTCCATGGAGGCCAAAAG GAATAGGCACTCAACACGGCTTGTCGCTAATTTTAGACGCAAATATTCCAGAGTATTATTGTGCTTCAACAAAAAGTGTTGGATTTAAG ATCTTGCTTCACAATCCTACAGAAACACCGAAAATAAGGAACGTAGGTGAAATTTACGGGCCTGGTATAGAAGCACGGGTAGCCATACGGCCAAGGATATTGGACGCTGTTCCATCTCTCCGATCCATAGATGTTACGAAACgattgtgtttattttctaGTGAGAAGGAACTGGGTTTCTTCAG AACATACACATTGAAAAACTGCGAAATGGAGTGTGAAGCACGCGCCATGTTGGATATATGCGATTGTGTGCTCTATTATATGCCTA aaaataaaacaacgcGAGTATGCGGTAAAGCCGATGCCAAGTGCTATTCAAATACAACGATACTCATACCgcaag GTCGAGAAACAGCGTGCGAAGAATGCCTGCCAGCATGCACCGAGATAGCCTACTTCGAAAGACAGAGCTCGGCCCCGCTGAAAAGGTTCCTCGTGGAGCAGCTAGCGCGCAGCATAGGCAACATAAGCACCGAATATTTCAC AGAGAATATGCTCGTGATACACTTTTATTTCGAAGACAACACGTTTGTGAGATTTACTAAAGGCGAGATATTTGGACTGACGGAGTTTTTGT cTAATACAGGTGGCCTTCTCGGTCTCTGCATGGGCTTCAGCGTAATGAGCGCTGTAGAACTTCTTTACTACCTGACGCTGCGAGCTCTATGCCTGGCGCGGCAGCGACGACCGCAACATCCGTTTACTAAATAG
- the LOC115441330 gene encoding synaptosomal-associated protein 29 — protein sequence MSGRKYITNPNDLFEDDDVDDDTFVNSFRTRIPPPQPASKPYGGHIAELERQRQTMLERQREIEQRTLDSSARSIGLLRDSETIGIATAEELSRQREQLQNTNKRLDEINTNLNYSQKHLNGIKSVFYGLKNYISGKSDQTPPKSQVSPNTRNAGASSSKLDDTLDSMNQMTSEERYSSHPSTRLRDLNQQQVTAPVTDSQRVNEMLDANLDEMVQAITRLKGLGVALGDEIEQQNELIDTIQDKVENADIKIGKQNKQMNKLLGK from the coding sequence ATGTCTGGCCGTAAATACATCACGAACCCAAATGATTTGTTCGAGGATGACGACGTCGACGATGATACTTTCGTCAACAGTTTTCGAACGAGGATACCTCCGCCCCAACCCGCTAGCAAGCCTTATGGTGGACACATAGCAGAACTGGAGCGCCAACGACAAACAATGTTAGAGAGACAACGAGAAATTGAGCAAAGAACCTTGGACTCATCAGCGCGGAGCATAGGTTTGCTCCGTGATTCAGAAACAATAGGCATTGCCACAGCGGAAGAACTATCGCGTCAGCGTGAACAATTACAAAACACCAATAAAAGGCTCGACGAAATCAACACTAATCTCAACTACAGCCAAAAACACTTGAATGGTATTAAATCAGTTTTCTATGgccttaaaaattatatatccgGAAAATCTGATCAGACGCCACCTAAAAGTCAAGTATCCCCGAATACACGTAACGCAGGGGCCAGCAGCAGCAAGCTTGATGACACATTAGACAGTATGAACCAGATGACGAGTGAAGAACGCTACAGTTCCCATCCATCAACTCGGTTACGAGATCTGAATCAACAGCAAGTCACTGCACCAGTCACAGACAGCCAACGGGTCAATGAAATGCTTGATGCTAACCTAGATGAAATGGTGCAAGCTATAACAAGGCTTAAAGGCTTAGGTGTGGCTCTTGGAGATGAAATAGAACAACAAAATGAACTCATAGACACTATACAAGATAAAGTTGAAAATGCTGATATCAAGAttggtaaacaaaataaacaaatgaacaaGCTACTTGGTAAATAG
- the LOC115441332 gene encoding mediator of RNA polymerase II transcription subunit 31, with protein sequence MMASKAMPETEEQNRIRFQVELEFVQCLANPNYIHFLAQRGYLKEQTFINYLKYLQYWREPEYARYLKYPMCLHFLELLQHEAFRRECVSAQVCKFMDDQAILLWQHYTRRRTRTLQPPDAPAPPAPPAPPQQGAPRQQP encoded by the exons ATGATGGCTAGCAAAG CTATGCCGGAGACGGAGGAGCAAAACAGAATCCGATTTCAAGTGGAATTAGAATTTGTACAATGCTTGGCAAATCCAAATTATATACACT TTTTAGCACAGAGAGGTTACTTAAAAGAACagacatttattaattatttaaagtactTACAATACTGGAGAGAACCAGAGTATGCCCGGTATCTCAAGTACCCCATGTGTCTGCATTTCCTAGAGCTGTTACAGCATGAAGCATTCAGAAGGGAATGTGTTTCAGCACag GTGTGTAAATTCATGGATGACCAAGCTATTCTCTTGTGGCAACACTATACGCGGCGGCGCACGCGTACGCTGCAGCCACCAgatgcgcccgcgccgcccgcgccccccgcACCTCCACAACAGGGCGCGCCCAGGCAACAACCCTAA